A single Musa acuminata AAA Group cultivar baxijiao chromosome BXJ2-1, Cavendish_Baxijiao_AAA, whole genome shotgun sequence DNA region contains:
- the LOC103972896 gene encoding dirigent protein 17-like has translation MKRYRLTLRERIMIDTVCLGQELEPAVVFEVIGEPAIAIDGVPPMLPVSSVPVHKDITGVGSINDPCFGEWLEGRKVRKLFGDQYYSGTVVKFDTEVNWYKVIYEDGDSEDLEWHELEEVLLPLDISIPLTTLALQMCKLKQSASTSGITLPRTRKGYTKKGRKKED, from the coding sequence CTTACTTTGCGTGAACGAATCATGATAGATACAGTGTGCCTTGGGCAAGAATTGGAACCTGCAGTTGTATTTGAGGTGATTGGGGAGCCGGCTATTGCAATTGATGGTGTGCCACCTATGCTTCCTGTTTCTTCTGTACCTGTTCATAAGGACATAACTGGTGTTGGATCAATAAATGACCCATGCTTTGGTGAGTGGTTAGAGGGAAGGAAAGTTCGGAAGTTGTTTGGAGACCAGTATTACTCTGGAACAGTGGTCAAGTTTGACACTGAAGTAAATTGgtataaagtgatttatgaagatGGTGATTCTGAAGATCTTGAGTGGCATGAACTAGAGGAAGTGTTATTACCACTTGATATCTCTATTCCATTAACAACCTTGGCTTTGCAAATGTGCAAGTTAAAGCAATCTGCTTCTACATCAGGAATAACTTTACCCAGAACAAGGAAAGGATACACAAAGAAGGGCAGGAAGAAGGAAGACTAG